The Triticum aestivum cultivar Chinese Spring chromosome 6D, IWGSC CS RefSeq v2.1, whole genome shotgun sequence genomic sequence ATTCAAATGAATTATTTAGGTTTTTTTTTAGGATTTCAATCCTTACGAATTTTTTCAATGATGGTTGTTCTATTCGCAATATTGGAATCCTTGGTGGGTTTTTTTTCATAGGATTCATTTGTACtctattttggagagaaaaattcaTCCCCGCAAACCTCTTGGTACAATTCATGTTAATCTATTTTGGACTATTTTTTCTTCTAAAATAACAAGCACTCTTACATTCTAATTTATGTAGTTTTGTAGTAATTCCATAGGGTACAAGAGGACACGACACTATATTCTTgcgttttttttctatttctgcattTTGAGAATCATGCAAATCAAAGAAGGCCTAAACCTTGTTCATGTACGGATCAGTTGGGTCACCAGCGATCCATCTATAATGCGCAGCAATGTGAAAATGACTGGTCAAGAAGATTTCAGTGCGGCAGAATCCGTTCTGGTTCTACTTCTTACCTGTACATAACTCTGCAGTTTATAATACACAGCTCCATCCAAGGAAATGATCAACAAATGCTTAACACAGATGATGTGGAGAGATGAGACATAAATAAATGCATTAGTGAACGAAGGCAAAAACGCAAAAGGATGTTCATTTCAGAGGCACCTTTTTATTTTGGGAGTAAACACAAATAAGAACTAGTATATTATAGACTTTCGAGAGAGAACCCAGCTAGCAGCAAGAGAATCGAAACCATATATGTTCCATTACAATACCGACGATAACAGATGCAAAATCCTATTACACTGAGCGACGAAAAGCAAAGGGCGAAACAGGTTGCGCTATCAAGATCACATTCTTCTCATCTGATAGCAGGAACAGGCCGCACGCAGGCAAAATAGTCAGCACACCTTCAGTGACTATGTACAGAAACACACTATGAAGACGAGGTTGTACATATCTTCTTTTTCACATCTCCATGTAAAGGTTGAAACCAGCATCGGGGTCCCAGTCGTTGCATCTTCCGTGCCCGTTAAGCACCAGATGGCGGGATTCATCGGAGTCCTCGCCGATGCGAACATGAAGAGCGACCGCATCGGCTATCGAAGCGACTTCCTCGTCCAGCATTTCCTGCTCCTCtttcctcttctgcttcttcttttccaGCTCTGAAATTATGGCAGCAGAGTTTGCGAGCAATTTCTCCAGCCGAGTCCGCTTCTTCCCAGCCTGCTTCTGGCGGTCCGGCTCATCTTTCTTCTTCGGAGCGGCTTCCACCTCGTCCGGCCTTTCCTGTTCCTCTTTCTTATTATTCTGCTTCCTCTTTCCCAGCTCTGAAATGAT encodes the following:
- the LOC123142959 gene encoding probable nucleolar protein 5-1; translation: MGLRDKTKTGEGKDFPVPVNQAGKVLKKGRKKQEVDRQKQAEKKRRRLEKALANSAAIISELGKRKQNNKKEEQERPDEVEAAPKKKDEPDRQKQAGKKRTRLEKLLANSAAIISELEKKKQKRKEEQEMLDEEVASIADAVALHVRIGEDSDESRHLVLNGHGRCNDWDPDAGFNLYMEM